A segment of the Oncorhynchus keta strain PuntledgeMale-10-30-2019 unplaced genomic scaffold, Oket_V2 Un_contig_24508_pilon_pilon, whole genome shotgun sequence genome:
aaactaTCCCACGCCAAATGGCGTCATGGGCAACAGAAACTATCCCACGCCAAATGAACAtcatgggcaacaggaaactaTGAACATCATGGGCAACGAAACTATCCCAAATGAACAtcatgggcaacaggaaactatcccacgccaaatgaacatcatgggcaacaggaaactatcccacgccaaatgaacgtcatgggcaacaggaaactatcccacgccaaatgaacatcatgggcaacaggaaactatcccacgccaaatgaacatcatgggcaacaggaaactCCAGCCAAATCCCACGCCAAATGAACAtcatgggcaacaggaaactaTCCCAGGCCAAATGAACGtcatgggcaacaggaaactatcccacgccaaatgaacatcatgggcaacaggaaactatcccacgccaaatgaacgtcatgggcaacaggaaactaTCCACGCCAAAATGAACATCATGGGCCATCCGCCAAATGAACGtcatgggcaacaggaaactaTCCCATGAACAAAATGGGCAACAGGAAACTATCCCACGAACATCATGGGCAACAGGAAACCAAATCCCACGCCAAATGAACATCATGGGCAACAGGAAACCATCCCCGCCAAATGAACAtcatgggcaacaggaaactatcccacgccaaatgaacgtcatgggcaacaggaaactatcccacgccaaatgaacatcatgggcaacaggaaccatcaaatgaacatcatgggcaacaggaaactatcccacgccaaatgaacgtcatgggcaacaggaaactaTCCACGCCAAATGAACATCATCATGGGCATCCCACGCCAAATGAACATCATGGGCACAGGAAACTATCCCCACGCCAAATGAACGtcatgggcaacaggaaactatcccacgccaaatgaacatcatgggcaacaggaaactatcccacgccaaatgaacatcatgggcaacaggaaactatccacgccaaatgaacatcatgggcaacaggaaactaTCCCATAAATGAACGTCATGGGCAAATGAAACTATCATGGGCAACGTCATGGGAGGAAACTATCAATGAACATCATGGGCCAAATGAACAtcatgggcaacaggaaactatcccacgccaaatgaacgtcatgggcaacaggaaactaTCCCATCATGGGCAACAAATGAACAtcatgggcaacaggaaactatcccacgccaaatgacgtcatgggcaacaggaaactatcccacgccaaatgaacatcatgggcaacaggaaactatcccacgccaaatgaacatcatgggcaacaggaaactatcccacgccaaatgaacatcatgggcaacaggaaactatcccacgccaaatgaacatcatgggcaacaggaaactaTGAGGCGTCATGGGCACGCCAAATGAACAtcatgggcaacaggaaactatcccacgccaaatgaacatcatgggcaacaggaaactatcccacgccaaatgaacatcatgggcaacaggaaactatcccacgccaaatgaacatcatgggcaacaggaaactatcccacgccaaatgaacatcatgggcaacaggaaactatcccacgccaaatgaacatcatgggcaacaggaaactatcccacgccaaatgaacatcatgggcaacaggaaactatcccatcgccaaatgaacatcatgggcaacaggaaactatcccgccaaatgaacatcatgggcaacaggaaactaTCCACGCCAAATGAACACGCCAAATGAACAtcatgggcaacaggaaactatcccacgccaaatgaacatcatgggcaacaggaaactatcccacgccaaatgaacatcatgggcaacaggaaactatcccacgccaaatgaacatcatgggcaacaggaaactatcccacgccaaatgaacatcatgggcaacaggaaactatcccacgccaaatgaaatgaacatcatgggcaacaggaaactatcccacgccaaatgaacatcatgggcaacaggaaactaTCAGGAAACACGCCAAATGAACAtcatgggcaacaggaaactatcccacgccaaatgaacatcatgggcaacaggaaactaTCCCAGGAAAACGCCAAATGAACGtcatgggcaacaggaaactatcccacgccaaatgaacatcatgggcaacaggaaactatcccacgccaaatgaacatcatgggcaacaggaaactatcccacgccaaatgaacatcatgggcaacaggaaactatcccacgccaaatgaacatcatgggcaacaggaaactatcccacgccaaatgaacatcatgggcaacaggaaactatcccacgccaaatgaacgtcatgggcaacaggaaactatcccacgccaaatgaacatcatgggcaacaggaaactatcccacgccaaatgaacatcatgggcaacaggaaactatcccacgccaaatgaacatcatgggcaacaggaaactatcccacgccaaatgaacatcatgggcaacaggaaactatcccacgccaaatgaacatcatgggcaacaggaaactatcccacgccaaatgaacatcatgggcaacaggaaactatcccacggaaatgaacatcatgggcaacaggaaactatcccacgccaaatgaacatcatgggcaacaggaaactatcccacgccaaatgaacatcatgggcaacaggaaactatcccacgccaaatgaacatcatgggcaacaggaaactatcccacgccaaatgaacatcatgggcaacaggaaactatcccacgccaaatgaacatcatgggcaacaggaaactatcccacgccaaatgaacatcatgggcaacaggaaactatcccacgccaaatgaacatcatgggcaacaggaaactaTCCACGCCAAATGAACGCATGGGCAAATGAACGCCAAAtcatgggcaacaggaaactatcccacgccaaatgaacgtcatgggcaacaggaaactatcccacgccaaatgaacatcatgggcaacaggaaactaTCCCACGCCAAATGAACATGGACCATAACATCTTGCAGGTCCCATACGCTCTACACAGAGGTCTGAAGTGACGAATTTAAAATGTGTTATATTTCCTTAAcgtcaacatttaaaaaaaaaatatatagtccTTTATACATCGCTTTTGGAGTGTTTTATGCATGACTGTATAACTTCTGTttagatgactgttatctagagactatagatgactgttatctagagactatagatgactgtttcaagctggacagagtaaagagactatagataactgttatcaagctggacagagtgtagagactatagatgactgttatcaagctggacagagtgtagagactatagatgactgttatcagctggacagagtgaagagactatagatgactgttatcaagctggacagagtgaagacactatagatgactgttaggacagagtgtagagactatacatgactgttatcaagctggacagagtgtagagactatagatgactgttatcaagctggacagagtgaagacactatagatgactgttaggaCAGAGTGTAGAGACTATGATGACTGTTATCAGCTGGacagagtgtagagactatagatgactgttatcaagctggacagagtgtagagactatagatgactgttatcagctggacagagtgtagagactacagatgactgttatcagctggacagagtgtagagactatagatgactgttatcaagctggacagagtgaagacactatagatgactgttatcaagctggacagagtgtagagactatagatgactgttatcaagctggacagagtgtagagactatagatgactgttatcaagctggacagagtgaagagactatagatgactgttatccagctggacagagtgaagacactatagatgactgttatccagctggacagagtgaagacactatagatgactgttatccagctggacagagtgaagacactatagatgactgttatcaagctggacagagtgaagagactatagatgactgttatccagctggacagagtgaagagactatagatgaagGTACATTATCATTCATACATAGTTTCCATTTGGTTTTTGTTATTTTAATGTGTATTGAGATTGTTTTCCCCCTAATTAAAACAAATAAATGAACAATGATATAAATCCAACCCATCCGTGGGCCATATTTAATGGGCTCGTATGTTTGACACCACTGTGTTGACACGGTTGTGTTACCTGAGATTTCGGACTAGTTTGCTCTTCTGAGGTAGGTCCAGGAAGTCCACCAGGAAGTCCATGCGTGCCTGGGTGTCCGTAGATGACAGGCCGTGGATCCTTCCGAAGAACGTCAGGGTGTCACTGATGGTAAACTCATTGTACAACGCCAGGTCCTAAAGGAGAAACACAATGTTATGTCATGGTATGTGTTGTGttgatatcaaatcaaactttatttatacagcacatttaaTACAAAGGTGAGAAAGATAAAAACACTAAATGTTTTCTATACAAATTTTAAATGAAGATTACGAGACAAATTAAAATGGTGTGTTTTGCTGTATGTTATGTTGACATATCATGTTGTCATGGTATTTATAGTCATATGTCAATACACTTCCATAGTGTCTATAAGGTCTATAAGGTTAGGAGTCCATTTGGAACTGAGGTTTGTGcatctgtcaaatcaaatcaaatgttatttgtcacatgcttcataaacagcaggtgtagactaacagtgaaatgcttacatacggggcccttcccaacaatgcagagagaaaaatagaacaattataacacgaggaataaatacacaatgagtaacgataacttggctatatacacggggtccttctgtagctcagttggtagagctaacgccagggtagtgggttcgattcgggaccacccatacgtagaatgtatgcacacatgactgtaagtcgctttggataaaagcgtctgctaaatggcatatattatacacGGGGTGCCAGTATCGAGTCGATAGGTAATTGAAGTAGATATATAGGTATGGGTAAagggactaggcaacaggatagataataaacagtagcagcagcgtacgtGATGAGTCAAAATAGTTAGtgaaaaaagggtcaatgcagattgtCCGGGTAGCAATTGGtaaactatttaactaactagcagtcgtatggctttggggtagcagctgttcagggtcctgttggttctagacttggtgcatcggcaccgcttgccttgcggtagcagagagaacagtctatggcatgggtggctggagtcttttacaATATCTAGAgtcttcttctgacaccgcctggtatagaggtcctggatggcagggagctctgccCCGGTGAAGTACTGGGaccatatgcactaccctctgtagtgccttgaggtcggatgccaagcagttgccataccaagcagtgatgcaacaagtcaagatgctctcaatggtgcagctgtagaactttttgaggatctgagggcccatgctaaATATTATTAGcctcctgaggggagagaggagttgtCGTGtcttcttcatgactgtgttggtgtgtgtggaccataaTTATTACTTAAtgacgtggacaccaaggaaattgaagctctcgatgatgggggcgtgctcggcactccatttcctgtagtccattaTCAGCTCATTTgtcgtcgtcggtgatcaggccaaccaccgttgtgtcgtcagcaaacttaatgatggtgttggagtcgtgcgcggccacgcagttgtgggtgaactggaagtacaggaggggactaagcacgcaaccctgaggggcccccgtgttgaggatcagtgtggcggaggtgttgttacctaccctcaccatctgggggcagcccgtcaggaagtccaggatccagttgcacagggaggtgttcagtcccagggtcctgagcttagtgatgagcttggagggctctatggtgttgaacacagagctgtagtctatgaacagcattctcacataggtgttcctcttgtccaggtgggaaagtgcagtgtggagtgcgatagagattgcgtcatctatgAATCTATTTACCTGTGGTATGTTGTGTACCTATAAGTTAACAGTTTACCTGTGGCATGTACCCCACCATCTTCCCAGGGACCTGGTGACCAGGAAATGCGGGCGGCTTCCCCAACACGCTGATGTGCCCTCGGGAGATCTTCAGGGTTCCCACAATGCATTTCAACAGTGTGGTCTTCCCACACCCACTCGGACCCAGCAGGCCGTAGCTGTAAGATAACAGGAAGAACATTTGCAGTAAATCATACATATTACTACAGTATGCAGTATGATAGTATAGTATGATACGATAGTATAGTATGATAGTATAGTTTGATATGATAGTATAGTATGATAGTATATCAtaatattatagtatagtatgataGTATAGTATGACACGATAGTATAGTATGATAGTATAGTTTGATATGATAGTATAGTATGATAGTATATCATAGTATTATAGTATAGCATGATAGTATAGTATGACACGATAGTATAGTATGATATGATAGTATAGTATGACACGATAGTATAGTATGATAGTATAGTATTATATGATAGTATAGTATGATAGTATAGTATGATATGATAGTATAGTATGCTAGTATAGTATGATATGATAGTATGACAGTAGTATAGTATATCATATTATGATAGTATATCAGTATAGTATGATAGTATATATATGCCAGTATGATAGTATATGTAATCTGTATAACTCAGTATAGTCTACTCTGTATGATAGTATCATTGTATGATATGATAGTATAGTATGACAGTATAGTATGATAGTATATCATATTATGATAGTATGATATGCCAGTTCTCCTGATATTAGTATGACAGTATAGTATGATATGCCAGTATGATAGTACACCTGGTGTATGTAATCTGTATAACTCAGTATAGTCTGAGTCTGAAGCATAACTCACATAAAACTTCCAATGACATTGATGCATGATTCAGTCCCTGATTGGGAATCCATGTTAAACCGTAATTTATATATGCAAGAACCCAATGACATTGTCTACTAGGGAATCACccgcctggtgtcccaggtctaaaccagtcccttaGGTTTAGATCTGAGGGGAATTTAGGTCTAAAGCCAGTCCCTGAtcaggggaatcacccacctggtgtcccaggtcaatcagtccctgattagaggggaatcaccctaCCTGGtgaggtctaaatcagtccctggagaatcacccacctggtgtcccaggtctaaattctgattagaggggaatcacccacctggtgtcccattCAGTCCCTGCAAGGGGAATCACccgcctggtgtcccaggtctaaaccagtccctgattagaggggaatcacccacctggtgtcccaggtctaaatcagtccctgatgagagggaatcacccacctggtgtcccaggtctaaaccagtccctgattagaggggaatcacccacctggtgtcccaggtctaaatcagtccctgattagaggggaatcacccacctggtgtcccaggtctagggaatcacccacctggtgtcccaggtctaaaccagtccctgattagaggggaatcacccacctggtgtcccagtctaaatcagtccctgattagaggggaaacCAGTCCCaggtgattagaggggaatcacccacctggtgtcccaggtctaaatcagtccctgattagaggggaatcacccacctggtgtcccaggtctaaaccagtccctgattagaggggaatcacccacctggtgtcccaggtctaaaccagtccctgattagagggggaatcacctgattagaggggaatcacctggtgtcccaggtctaaatcagtccctgattagaggggaacaatgcagtggaactggcttggaGGCACAGAGTTCAGTTTGAAGGTAGAGAGTATCATTAGGTTTTAAGCAGAGTGCAAATTATACTGTGGAGaaatacaacacagattaacagcACCGCACTGTAAGAAGAAAAATATGTTGATTCAACATACTTTTGTAACGCTGCAAGAGGATTGTGAGTTTGCTCAACATTTTAACATATTGGCTGAACCTACAGAAATTCTCAAGTTGAATTGTATGTTCACTCAACTTTACATTTTAGGTTCAGTAAACATACAATTCAATCTGAgaatgtatttgcatatttcccagtgtgccttgccttttcaagtgaattgtagttaccacccatgactgtatttgttaatgacagagacatggttgttgaatGGCTTTCATTCCTGTAGCCTTCACCAAGTCAATGTTATCTTAATAATTATATTCTTTATGACCAAAAATCACAAGGCCTTCCATTGAGGGCCAAATTAAGATACACCCTAACACAGTTGTTTGAAACTCCTATTTTACACGCCACATCAAGCCTGTAAGTAATATTATGCTGGCTTGAAAAGTTATGTgcaattcctattggaatccagccagagtaaGGATATTCAACAACTGGAACTTTTAAGGAATGCGCTACCTGCATTGAGGATGACTGCAGGGGTAGGGAAGATTATTGAGAATACCTAAATCATCTTACCTGGAACAGCCATCTCATTAACAGGTGCAACTAcgaacagattggattagttaaaaaaaaacatctagTATGTTATTTATGTTTGTGTAGCATAAGACTAATCAACCAACAAATGTGTATGTTACATTAAAAAACAggtattgaaacaaacaattctgaaaatcaACCTGCAAGAGCATGGTGGGAAATATTGTAATGATGTGAGTGGTTTTAGCAAACATGAATTAGTAATTTTACTAAACAAGCTTGTTCAAATGCAGCTCACTTCGAGCAGAGTTCAGTAAACAAAGTTCTTGTCCTTTTGAAGTCCCCTCAACTCACAGAATAACGCAGATTAAGcagttggctgtgtgtgtgtgtgtgtgtgtgtgtgtgtgtgtgtgtgtgtgtgtgtgtgtgtgtgtgtgtgtgtgtgtgtgtgtgtgtgtgtgtgtgtgtgtgtgtgtgtgtgtgtgtgtgtgtgtgtgtgtgagatacacagggggacagagagaaagaaaaggaagagagaaagagaaacaaaacagatagagacagagagagtaagagagctGAGAGAACTCTCCTCATCTGAGAGAGGAAAGAGTAAGAGAgctgagtgagagaaagagagggaagagaaagatagTTTCAACATCAACAAGAGGCTCTTCATTAAATACTGTAGATATTTATTTGACTGGGTTTTCTTAATCTATTTCTTATATCATTTTCTTTCTACAGTCCACCTTGtcaccctactcctcctcctctgagtgttcaccaccctactcctcctcatctgagtgttcaccaccctactcctcctcctctgagtgttcaccaccctactcctcctcctctgagtgttcaccaccctactcctcctctgagtgttcaccaccctactcctcctcctctgagtgttcaccaccctactcctcctcctctgagtgttcaccaccctactcctcctcatctgagtgttcaccaccctactcctcctcctctgagtgttcaccaccctactcctcctcatctgagtgttcaccaccctactcctcctcctc
Coding sequences within it:
- the LOC118377012 gene encoding ABC transporter G family member 23 produces the protein QTRKLLPLSGAGGSAIRCREVCRSYGELKVLSNLNLTVPQGQIYGLLGPSGCGKTTLLKCIVGTLKISRGHISVLGKPPAFPGHQVPGKMVGYMPQDLALYNEFTISDTLTFFGRIHGLSSTDTQARMDFLVDFLDLPQKSKLVRNLR